In Amaranthus tricolor cultivar Red isolate AtriRed21 chromosome 3, ASM2621246v1, whole genome shotgun sequence, a single window of DNA contains:
- the LOC130807877 gene encoding 60S ribosomal protein L27a-3: MTTRLKKNRKKRGHVSAGHGRIGKHRKHPGGRGNAGGMHHHRILFDKYHPGYFGKVGMRYFHKLRNKFHCPTVNLDKLWSMVPQDVKEKAAKEGKSPVIDVTQFGYFKVLGKGVLPENQAVVVRSKLISKIAEKKIKENGGAVLLTA; encoded by the coding sequence ATGACAACCCGTTTGAAGAAGAACCGTAAGAAGAGAGGTCACGTCTCAGCCGGACATGGTCGTATCGGAAAGCACAGAAAACATCCAGGAGGAAGAGGAAACGCCGGAGGTATGCACCACCATAGAATTCTCTTCGACAAATACCATCCTGGGTACTTTGGCAAAGTGGGTATGCGTTATTTTCACAAATTACGCAACAAATTTCATTGCCCAACTGTCAATCTTGACAAACTTTGGTCAATGGTTCCTCAAGATGTGAAAGAAAAAGCTGCCAAAGAAGGAAAATCTCCAGTTATTGATGTTACTCAATTTGGGTACTTTAAGGTTTTGGGTAAAGGTGTTTTACCTGAGAATCAAGCAGTTGTTGTTAGGTCTAAATTGATTTCTAAGATTGCTGAGAAGAAGATTAAGGAGAATGGCGGTGCCGTTCTTCTTACTGCTTAG
- the LOC130807878 gene encoding uncharacterized protein LOC130807878, which translates to MATVFGNLNLHSPSKIISDHRKNLRFLHYDVVLRLSLPKREKEVSFRGEFTERRRLSFSRKSNAVENSSDEENGNGNGDEEGGKGVNGGVDEEVFDWETAMRRRVKELEEMRELEKKAEELQGRIGDEDRDDDGDETEEEKKMRVRKELEKVAKEQAERRATAKLMFELGQKAYGRGMYNRAVEFFEGALTIISRPTLFGGEIQIWLAMAYEADNRHADCIALYQQLEKGHPSISIRRQAAELRYILQAPKIKITQEEMVTIPLIGSAYDSYASSWTDKSKNKEQVIGASPSPFPSSSRDYMGDFLKWNTVGLENNRVFWAAVTLWFGLVGAAIFLHK; encoded by the exons ATGGCGACGGTGTTCGGAAACCTTAATCTACATTCTCCGTCAAAAATAATTTCGGATCACCGGAAGAATCTCCGGTTTCTCCATTACGACGTCGTTTTGAGGTTAAGTTTGCCGAAAAGAGAAAAAGAGGTTAGTTTTAGAGGAGAGTTTACCGAGAGACGGAGATTGAGTTTTTCACGGAAATCGAACGCTGTGGAAAACTCTAGTGATGAAGAAAATGGAAATGGAAATGGTGATGAAGAAGGCGGTAAAGGTGTTAATGGTGGTGTTGATGAGGAAGTGTTTGATTGGGAGACGGCAATGAGAAGAAGAGTGAAAGAGCTTGAAGAAATGAGAGAGTTGGAGAAGAAAGCCGAAGAGTTGCAAGGGAGGATTGGTGATGAAGATAGAGACGATGATGGTGATGAAACTGAAGAAGAGAAGAAGATGCGAGTTAGGAAAGAACTTGAAAAG GTGGCGAAAGAGCAAGCTGAAAGGAGAGCAACTGCTAAGTTGATGTTCGAGCTTGGTCAAAAGGCTTACGGTAGGGGCATGTACAACCGAGCTGTTGAGTTTTTTGAAGGTGCTCTGACAATCATCTCCCGACCTACACTTTTTGGTGGCGAG ATACAAATATGGTTGGCTATGGCTTATGAGGCCGATAACCGGCATGCAGATTGCATTGCTCTTTATCAGCAATTAGAGAAAGGGCATCCCAGTATCAGCATCCGCCGACAAGCTGCAGAGCTTCGTTACATCTTGCAAGCTCCAAAAATAAAGATAACCCAGGAAGAGATGGTGACAATCCCGTTAATTGGTTCTGCTTATGACAG TTATGCATCATCTTGGACAGACAAAAGCAAAAACAAGGAACAAGTCATTGGTGCTTCACCAAGCCCCTTCCCATCATCCTCCAGAGACTATATGGGGGACTTTCTCAAGTGGAATACTGTTGGCTTGGAAAATAATCGTGTTTTTTGGGCAGCAGTAACATTATGGTTTGGCTTGGTTGGAGCCGCGATCTTTCTTCACAAGTAG